In Kineococcus mangrovi, the following are encoded in one genomic region:
- a CDS encoding shikimate kinase: protein MIVIVGFMGAGKTTVGRLLAGRLGLPFVDTDHVIEDRERRSIPRIFKTEGESAFRDVEQAVVADVLSGPEAVVSLGGGACGREATRAVLRDHTVVHLDVSLEQARCRTAGDGNRPVLQRPDLAELHAARRAVFYALADVEVDTDGRAARPVADEVLAALPHIHDAPAGAPDDLAEDR, encoded by the coding sequence GTGATTGTCATCGTCGGCTTCATGGGCGCGGGCAAGACGACCGTGGGCCGCCTCCTCGCCGGTCGACTCGGCCTGCCGTTCGTCGACACCGACCACGTGATCGAGGACCGCGAGCGCCGGTCCATCCCGCGGATCTTCAAGACCGAGGGCGAGAGCGCGTTCCGCGACGTCGAGCAGGCCGTCGTCGCCGACGTCCTGTCCGGCCCCGAGGCCGTGGTGTCCCTGGGCGGTGGCGCGTGCGGCCGGGAGGCCACGCGGGCGGTGCTGCGGGACCACACCGTCGTCCACCTCGACGTCTCCCTCGAGCAGGCCCGGTGCCGGACCGCCGGTGACGGCAACCGGCCCGTGCTGCAGCGCCCGGACCTGGCCGAGCTGCACGCGGCGCGCCGGGCGGTCTTCTACGCCCTGGCGGACGTCGAGGTCGACACCGACGGCCGCGCGGCCCGGCCCGTCGCGGACGAGGTGCTGGCCGCGCTACCCCACATCCACGACGCACCGGCCGGTGCGCCCGACGACCTCGCGGAGGACCGATGA